In Chitinispirillum alkaliphilum, the genomic window GTAGACATTGACATTATGCAGCCATTAAATTTTGAATTTATTTACCAAAGATTTAAGCTGTTCAGCAAGTTTTGAAAGTTCCGCAGAGCTTATACTTACCTGTTCACTCGACCCAGCCATCTCTTCTGCGGCACTATTGACACTTGCAACATCCCTGGCTATGGATCGGGATACCTCTGCAGTCTGGGAAACCCGTTCGTTTGCTTCTCTGACATCATCACTTGCACCGGATATATTCTCTGCTATGTCGCGGGTTACCGTTGCCTGCTCTTCTATAGCAGTGGCTATTGTGTAAATAATCTCCCCAACTTCACTTATGACAGAATTGATTTTTCCAATATCTGCAACCGCAGTCCCCGTGGAAGATTGAATAGCGGCAATTTTCTCTTTTATGTCGTCTGTTGCTGAAGCGGTTTGCTCTGCAAGAGCTTTAATCTCACTTGCAACGACGGCAAAACCCTTTCCTGCAGCGCCGGCTCTTGCAGCCTCAATGGTGGCATTGAGAGCCAAAAGGTTGGTTTGAGCAGAAATACTGGTAATAGTTTCTGTTACAGCACCTATGTCCTGTGCAGCTCCACCCAGTATTTTCATCATTTCTGTTATTTCTCCTACCTGTGCTGAGGCTTCAGAACTGACAGCGCGAGCCTTTTCTGCATTGCTGGCTATCTCTCCGACAGTTGCACTCATCTCTTCAGTTGCTGTGACAACAGAGGAGAGATTTGATGAAGCATGCTCCATTCCACTTGCAACCGATGAAGAATTTGCACTCATCTCTTCTGATGCAGCTGCAACTGTCGAGGAACTCGAAAGCGTTTCCTTGGAACCAGAAGTCATCTGCTGAGCAACAGCTGAAAGCTCGGTTGAAGCAGAGGCCAGTGTTTCGGCATCGGAGCTTATTTCATTAATGATTTTCTGAATATTTTCAGTGAAAATATTAAACCATTTGCTTATAGCTCCAAGCTCATCGTTACTTTTTATCTCCAGTCGTTTTCTCAGATCACCTTCACCTGTGGCTATATCCTTCA contains:
- a CDS encoding Methyl-accepting chemotaxis protein, whose protein sequence is MTIYKKIRLSLIAVVVLILSILVIMSVRVHSTLAQTRYGVARAAAEIGYTILDHYAQEARAGRLSVEDAQRLALESIRNIRYEGEEYYWINDNTYPYPTMIMHPINPALDGNVMDNPSYNVAMGTNQNLFQAIVQTARGSGSGFVDYLWPKPGRTEPSPKISYVMLFREWDWIIGTGIYTDDVNGNVMEALLPVIVIVLLLLVLLCVGGYIFTGTIRRSFDSVIERLKDIATGEGDLRKRLEIKSNDELGAISKWFNIFTENIQKIINEISSDAETLASASTELSAVAQQMTSGSKETLSSSSTVAAASEEMSANSSSVASGMEHASSNLSSVVTATEEMSATVGEIASNAEKARAVSSEASAQVGEITEMMKILGGAAQDIGAVTETITSISAQTNLLALNATIEAARAGAAGKGFAVVASEIKALAEQTASATDDIKEKIAAIQSSTGTAVADIGKINSVISEVGEIIYTIATAIEEQATVTRDIAENISGASDDVREANERVSQTAEVSRSIARDVASVNSAAEEMAGSSEQVSISSAELSKLAEQLKSLVNKFKI